The Numenius arquata chromosome 6, bNumArq3.hap1.1, whole genome shotgun sequence sequence TCACAGCAATTCGGTTGCTCTTAGGACTAGCTTTAATCTTGGAGGAGatcctctaggaaaaaaaacacgGGTCTGCTCTCCGGCTTCTGGCGGGTTTTAAGCAGGGTGCAACTCTGGCTAAAAGTAGGAGAGGGACTTTTCTCCGTATTCCCCCCATATTTGTAAatacagccctgctctgcagggctCGGCGCTATCGGAACACGCAGGAATGCCCACTGGCGTTTGTCAGCCCTCCACACTATCTTTCTTTATATGTGAGGGCTGATTTCCCGCAGACATCATTGTTATGATGGCTCATTTAATCAAACTGTTTAATTGCTCCGGTAATCACTATCATCATCACAGGTACTCAATCATTCATCATTTTGGAGGGGTTTATTGACCTCTGGAGCTCATTCCCTATGCCTATTAAAATCAGGCCAAATATCTATAACTGCCCCTTGAGTCATtttcttaaagtttaaaaaaaaaaaataaatcttaaaacccTCGTCATCATCACGAAAAGCAAACCAAACTCAAACAAAATCTATCTGaataaatcatattttttctgctgtgtatttttaaaagccctcTATGTATGAGGCCACATTCACAACTGGGTACATAATCATTGATAAATCCCACTATTAACGGGATAGTCTGTTTTAGATTTTATGTGCAGGGGACCGTGAACGAgggtggggggttggggaggaCAAAACTGCAGCAATCGATAGTTTGACCATCGCTCCTCCCCTAAACTTCAAGCATCCCCCATGATTGATGATCCCGGGTAGCTTTGGTAATTGACTGTTCTGAGGTAAGGCATGGTTTAGCTCCAGCAAAGTGATTGGGCGAGAGAAACACACCAAAAttaacgtgtgtgtgtgtgcgtgtgtgcttGGAAAAGTTCATTTCGTGCTCAAAGGTGGGGGGTGCATCATCTCACTTAATTTGCTAAATAACCCCACTGTAATTAGCACTACCATTAGAAGGCATTACCGAGCTAATACTTCAGCATACATTCCACAAACGCAACGTCGATATACGGCAAAGTCCAGCAACATACACACGTAAATACAGCGCTCACCGCCGGATCCGCTCAAAATgaacatgcaaataaaaaaaaaaatctacataacATCTGGATCTCTCCTACAAAAGGCTGAGCATGACTTTGTTTTTAAGCCCTTTTCAAAGCCTGGCAGCCTAATCGCAAAACTAAAAGGgatttccccctcttcccccccgcctctccgccccccccccctcccccaagacATCCACAGCGTGCTTGATAGCAGCGATCACTTAATGAAGAGCGGTGCCAAACACGGTTTGAACGAGGCGTTCTCTTCATGccctggaaaattaatttttagaaaagcACAATGAACGGTCAGAGGAGAGCAACCACGCTTGCACCGCACCAGGCTGGCGGAGGGGCGAGCGCTCGGCCGGCGCGGGCTGGCTTCCCGGGGAAGATCAACTTTGCGCGGCCCCCCCGTGCCCTGTAGCTCTCTCCGTGCCCCGGACTCGCGTACCGTTCGCGGCAGCGGCGATAGCCGGCGACTAAATAAATAACTCATCAGCGCGCACACCAGAACGCCCAAACATCGCGGTTAATCGGAAAGGTATTTTTGCCGCTAAAATAACCTAGCGCAAACCAACCCGGGGCTGGGCTTCTATCGCACTTTTCTTCTCGCTCTCTGCAGTTTTCCCCTGCCTCTCCCCCCTCTCGCACACACGCACTCTCcctgtccttcctcccctccctccctccctccctcctccctccctccctccctccctcgctccctccctccctctctctcgcACGCTCGCTCGCTCCTTCCTACACGCGTTGCTTcgctcggggcaggggctgctgcgCGGCTCCCCCCGCGcggcgccgcggccgccccgccgccgcgctgcgCTGCGCatccccgccgctccgccggacgggccgccccgccgccgccgccgccgccccgccgccgccgctgccccgccgccgccgccgccgccgccccgccgctgccccgccgctccccgccgccgccgccgccgcgctgcagGACTGGCTATGGCCACCACTACTTCCGGGTTCCGTCACTTCATTCTCCCGCCGATCAGCGCCGCAAAACTGAGCCTCTTCTATAAGGCAGCCGGCAGCCAACCTGCCAACACTCACTGACACTCACTCATCCCGGAGAGCGAGGCGGAGAGGGAGACAAAATACCTAccgggaggagagaggagaggagaggaaagaaaaaaaaaaagaaaaaaaaaaaggaaaaaaaaaaaaaaaaaaggagagagggggGAAGTCTCCGGGCTTTGCAAACTATTCAATTTTTCTTCGCATCTTTCCCCACCCCCATTcacagtacttaaaaaaaaaaaaaaaaaaaaaaaaaaaaaaaagaccaaccctaTAGCGATCCTAAAAGGCAAAACCCGAGCGCGGAGTTACTGGAAGAAGAAACCGGGGTTAAAAAGATTCCTCCTctcttcttcatcatcatcaaCCATCATTCATTCACTACCTTGACATTCCCTGGCTTTGATTGACAGCTGGAGTGGCAAAAAGCCATGAGACACGACAGTTTGGTTACATGTGGGTTGCTGACGGGCCGATCGTAACCTTCAGTTTGGGGgcttgacaatttttttttttttttgcgtagagaaagaaaaaaggaaaaagagagagagaaaaaggaaagagagaaagagagagaaaaaaagaagaaaacacagaaactcATCGTGGTTCTTGActgttttttatatattattgttgttattgttgttgttattattattatttacccATATTGGAGGATAGGAGAAGTCTATAAGtgggttgcaaaaaaaaaaaaaaaaggaatcttctTCACTCTAAATCACTTTCTTTGCTGGACTGGGATATTAAATATACGACACATCCAGGAGTTTATTGGAGCGCAGACTGATGGCGCAAAGGGTAGGTTTAAATCTCCAACACTTACCTATATATAAATCCTCTCTTAAGAGGGGCCTGTCCGATTTGCTCTCCTCTGTTGCTGATGATGATGGCGGCCACTATTAAAAAATAGCAGCAAAAATTATTCActagctttttgtgtgtgtgcgtgagtgtctctgtgtgtgtgtctctctctgcaATTGTTCCAcgcttttttcctctccagctttTCCCCCAGCAGCGCGATTTCCCTGCTCGCTGCCTCCTCAGTAGCACGGGTTTCACAGGGGAaagcttgtgctgctgctgctgctgccgttaCTGCCGCTGCCTAGGAAAGACTAAGAAATACATATGTGTCTCTGTGTATATACGaacgtatatatatgtatacacatatagctgcttttttttttttttttttttttgtctctggctTTGACAAGGACAAGGGGAATTGCTACTAAATAATGTTTCTGGTAACTTTCAGATTATTTCCCCCTttatctccccctcccctcccccgatGCACCCtacctttcctctctctttcccagcgTTGATTTATTTCTATAGTTGCTTTTGATTCTGCTTGTTTATTCATTTatacctacatttttttttgtccttcctttCTAATGCAGAGTAACTCTAGTTTCTCTCCTCcgtttccttccttttcatccCCGTTTCCTTGTTAGGGTTTCTCCTGCCAGTGCTGAAGAGGACCATCTCCCCCCGCACACACAGGCAGGCACACACACTTTCCCCCTTTacctctccccgcacccccacTCCCTCCCTTAGCCTCTCCAGCCTCTGCTCCCGATCTCAGTTGATTTCATTTTGcacatttctctctctgttgtggctgttcttgttttgttttgctctgtttgtGTCTGTCCGGGTGCTTTACTCTCTTCtgacttttgttgttgttgtttgtttctgttggtttttttttttttttttttattcccctctctctctctctctctctgccactctttctttcttctcttccggCCCGTTTTTTGACAGTACGATGAGCTGCCCCACTACGGCGGGATGGATGGAGTAGGGGTGCCGGCGTCCATGTACGGGGACCCCCACGCCCCCCGGCCGATCCCCCCGGTGCACCACCTCAACCATGGGCCGCCGCTCCACGCCGGGCAGCACTACGGCGCCCACGCCCCGCACCCCAATGTCATGCCGGCCAGCATGGGCTCCGCTGTCAACGACGCCCTGAAGCGGGACAAGGATGCGATCTACGGGTAGGTGCCGCCGGGCCGCCCGGCGCCATGGCCCGGCTCCGCAGCGCCGGTGCCCGCGGAGCGGCgagggcaggagcggggcgggcgggcggcgggggctcccgcggggccgcggtggcgggCGGCGACGGCGGTGAGCCAAGCCCCGGAGCAgagcggagcggggctggggagagccCGGCGGGTCCGGCGGGAGGGCGGTGGGAGGCCGGGGAGCCCCCAGCCGCCCGCTCCGGAGGGGGACCCGCGCGGTGGCACTGCCACTGACGGCAATTTCGGGGCGAGTGCGATCCCAGCCTGACTCTGCGCTGAGGTGCCAGCACCCACGGGAAGCAGGTCCTGGAAACACAGACCTCTCGGGGAGAGAGACTGAGCTGGGGGAAGGTGTTGTTGccttgtctttctttcttttttttttttttctccccttttttccttccccccttctccccctccccgtggttttttggtttggtttttttttggtgttttggctttttttttttccttctcggAAAGGCCCCGGTTAGGAGTTCAGATAGGAGAGGTGGCTCTCATTGCTCTGGATTTTAGTTGGAGAAGTGTTGTTACAGTGTTGTCCTTCGTGCCATAATAACACTCTTCCAACACTGTAAATAAAGAGCTATTCACATCGCGGAAGGTAGTAGGAATAAAAGGGATTTGCTTCTCGCAAGCAGCTCTTCCCTGAGACGGAAGAAATAAATACGTTGGGGTAAATGAGCTGAGTTTTctatttaagaaagaaacaaCATGAGCAAAAAGAAACACGTACCCAGCAAAACTCAAGCCTGTGCCAGGGCATTGCTTGAGGGGAATGACACCGATTCCCTTCAGTGCCTTTTAGAAAAAATACTAAATGATCCTAAAAGGAGAGACAGTAACATCTATGACAGAGTGTGGGGCCTTGATCAGGCACCAAAGGGGAAAAGAGACAAATGCATGCTTTCTACTTAGCACGCAGATaaaatattattgtttttttttctgactacacCAACTATGGGAAAATATTTCGCGAAgtgctccctccctccgccccctccccagctcactTATCTGGACAGCTGGTATTTTACTTGGGTGTGCTTCCTAAGCCAGGAAACTTCACCACATTTTTGTTAGCAGGCcccttgaaaaataaaattacgtATTAAGTAGTTTGCAGTTTGCCTAGCCATGCTTCTCGTTTTAGGTCATAGCTGGAGGGTAGGGATGGGATCTTCCAGGTTTTGCGTTATTTTAAGCTGTGGTGAAAAGTGTAAGAttcccagctgagctgctgcctgcgTGAGCGTGTTTGTTGCCTTGTGCGTTTGGAGGAGAGGTCACTTTTGTCCTCAGCTTGTGGGGACTGCACGGGGCATGCGGCTCGGGCGCTGCAATttcaaaaggggggaaaaaaaaaaagcccacaaacccCACCACTGAAACCAGcgtttttatttcaaaatattgttctcccctgctctgcccgaAGCAATACTGCAAGGCGTGTCTGTGTCCGTGTGTCCGTGGCTGTGTGTCcgtgcatttgaaaaaaaaaaaaaaaaaaaaaagaaatacttgttgATTAGAGctcttctttccccctctcccccaccccctcccctctctTTGTGTGCCACTGCCCGGTAGGCACCCGTTGTTCCCCCTCTTAGCTCTGGTCTTTGAGAAGTGCGAGCTGGCGACCTGCACGCCCCGGGAGCCCGGCGTGGCCGGCGGGGACGTCTGCTCCTCCGACTCCTTCAACGAGGACATCGCCGTCTTCGCCAAACAGGTCCGgcacctctcccccctcccccggcccttCCCAGCGCTCCCGCCGCCTCCGCAGCTCCTCGGCCCGCACGGCCGGGCGCTGGcagggggcagcccccccccccctccacacacacccccgcgcCCCCTCTCCGGCCCGCCGGGGggcgggaggcagcggcgggggtgCGGGCTGGCGGCCCGGCTGGCCCTGACCCTCCTGCGCCGGGAGCCCCTCCACGCTGCCGGGCTGAGCCTCCTGGCCCTCGCCCTCCGGCATGAATGAAAGGGAAGTGAGGGCAACTGTGGCCGAGTTCTGGAGGCAGAGGGAGCGGGGGAAAGGCCGGGGATCAGAAAACAGGGGACTGCTGTGGCAAGGGCGGCCAGCTCGGCACCGGGCTGCCAGAAGGCTTCTGTTCACATCACGGGTGACTCCGGGACGCCCGGCCGCATTTTAATGTGACCTGTACCGCCGGTTTTGTCACAgggcttccccccccaccaccacccccgccccTTCGAGTGATTTGGTTACAGGGCTGAGGAGAGAAGCGTTAAGTTCACGCCGGCTTTTCCTTCTTCTCGCAGGTCCGCGCtgaaaaaccacttttttcttcaaatccaGAGTTGGACAATTTGGTAAGGGCCTGCTCACCCCCCTGAGCCCCGTTCCCCTCCACCCTTCCCGACCCCACCGCCCGCTGCCGGCAAGAGCCCTCCGCcgtgcggggcggcgggcggcccgggcaccccggctgggcgggcaggggagggggagagccgGGGGGCCTGGAAAGCTACCGGCAAGAGGCTTCAAAGAGCTGCACTTTCAAAGTGAGCCAGGGCAAACTCTCGAGCCCCAGCGCATTGCAAAGCTGTGTTTGAAAGCCACGGGAAGCTAAAGTGAAGGAAATAACTGCTTAAGAAGAGAGAGCTGGAGATTTCTAACGTAATTCTTTTGCTAATGTGAACGATTTCAATATTCAAAGTGCCTAAATCCGCTTGTAAAGAAGATGCCAAACTATtcatccttccccccaccccctttttcccctttctcctgcggacggtgggggggtgggagtaTGCGTGTGACTTCTCTGCGGACCCTCCGAGATGAGGGCCGGAGTGTGGAGAGGGAGcgagggaaagaggaagaggttTTCTCCAAGATCGCGCTAATAAAGCACTAATCACCGCTCCCGgaataaatatgataaaaatcaAGTGCTTAGGTTAAAGTTGATCAAAATTGTTCGAGCGTGACCAATGAGCTAAAATCCTGGATAATGACTGCGCGCCCTGAcaatccccttctccccctcgcCCACTCGGGCTCGCAGCTCTGAGCAGCGCCCGAGCTCCTGTCTCCCACGTAACCCCTTGCTTAAAACTTTCTTGCAGATGATCCAAGCAATACAAGTACTAAGGTTTCACCTTTTGGAATTAGAAAAGGTAAGAGCCACGGAGGTGGGCGGGGGGGCAAGCtgttccctccctgtcccccttgctcccccctcccccgaccCCCTCGACTGTTTGGGATGACTTGTAAACACGGCCGGAGGAGACAGGGGAAACGCAGTGTGATACTGTAACCTGTGCCATCAGAGCATGTGACACCCGACAGccatgcccagcccagcccggaattttttttttttaatgtaatttcaacCGAATCATGAAATGTATATGTTATTAAACCCCTTCCATCCTTCTTAGCTCATTCCCGCAGTAGAAGCTCTTTTCCTGACTCGGAAACAATATGTTtaacaaaaagagaaatgaaagcacTCCTGCCTTTCTCCAGCTCTGGCAGGCGTATTAACCCCAAGCAAGCACTAAATGTTTGGAAGAGGCAGGGGGCCCCTGCGCggcgtggggaggggggctgTGCCCTGGGACGGGAACGGCTCTTCCCACAGCCTCAGCGAGCAGCTTCGTTTTACTGCGGCCGGCCACACAGACCTTTTTTTAGCCCCGGTTTAAACCGATCCTGTCCCGACTGGCTAGCTGTACCTGCCTGCTGTGTGTGTGCTCCAGAGATACCGCCTGGGTCCAGCTCCCAGTGTTCTGATGTTATCATCACGTCGGATTTGCCTCTGCACACCAGACTGAGCCcactatctctctctctctctctctaacttGTTGCTGCGGCAAGTCTCTAGAGAATAATATGTGCTGCAACAATTTCTCTATTGTTTCCTTGCCTTCAACTATTGTGCCCCTTAATTAGACTTACTTGTGGAGTAGATCAGAGGGTTGTTCTtgctaccataaaaaaaaaaaaaatttgcaatccGATATTTTGCCATTATTGATACTATTATTCTTGTTACTGTTTTCAGGTTCATGAATTGTGCGATAACTTCTGCCATCGGTACATTAgctgtttgaaaggaaaaatgccaATAGACCTCGTTATTGATGAAAGGGATGGCAGCTCCAAATCAGACCACGAAGAACTCTCAGGATCTTCCACAAATTTAGCCGATCATGTAAGTCCTTCTGATTTCTTTATGGCACTTTTTAAGACTTTAACCTGCTTAGGAGGACCTGTCCCCGATTTCATTGGTTTGCTGCTGTTGTCTATTAGTAGTAATACTATTATTACTGCTTTAACCTCTTACAAGCTCGGATCCCATCTTTACACTTTCTTCCCTCTCAGTTCGTAAAGTTGTAGAAATGCAAAAGGTTCCTTCTGTTTCCATCTGTAGAGCAGCGAGTTTGCAACGGTTTGTAAAGTTTCCTGGTCTGGGCGGCTTGGAGAGCTAGCAAACTGTCGGTTTGATGCGGGGATCGgtgctttctctccttctttgccAACTCTGTAATCAATGCAGCAATGTAAGGAAACAGAGACAAGAAAGTTAGGGAGAAAGTTTGCTGAtttgctcccccctcccctctcgtGGGGATGACAAGTGATGAGAATTATTGGCAATActacattgcattaaaaaaagagggTTAGCACATTAGAGTTTCCAATGCTTGTGCTTTATAGCAACTTATTGTCAGAATATGGACTTATTGCCAAACGCCTGAAGCATCTTCATAATAAAAGACAGTAACCTTGATGAAGCAATTATTAACAATGTATTACAGAAAGCTGGAGAGAATGATGATTGAGTAACCGTAGGTTAGCGGTTGATTTTAACACTTTAGGAGTTGGTGAATTAGTGTTATGTGTGTAGGACTGAACGTTGGTGTGCGTGGTAGGGAGAGTGCCTTTGTTTTTCCGGGTTTTGGAGCGGCTCTTGTGATCCTTCAAAAAGATGTAGACGCGGAGAGACTTCGGGATGTGAAGGGAAAGATTGCAGCTGGTACCgcagaaaagggaaggaataGCTCTGGTTAAAAAGAGTGGGTGTGAACTCTAGTTTATTTATAGGAACGCATccctggggggaaaaggggtttACACAGTTTTATATTCAATTGAACTCATAAGCTAAATGATACAGTCTAATATTTTAGCggttgaaatattaatttaacacCCGGTGTGAAGTTAACCATGCTTTCTGCACAGGCGCCTGCCTTTATTTCCCAGTGTGTTAAGAAGAGTAGCTGTAAGCCCAGGGAGAATGAGCTTTCGAAgagcttttgtttcctttgaaaacatGTTGTTTGTGTGTATATTTGATAATTACATTAGACCTGGACTGAAGCTGAattgggaaataaaataataataaattcttctaaatgcccccttcccccccgccgccTCGGTACGGCTTAGTTCCAGAGTCCGGGAAATATTTTTGGACCCAAGCCTTAGCTTCCATTTTCTCATTTGTATTCGGTAAAGATTGCaggacaaggttttttttttttgcgatgttttacattttaaatttataatttcgagagaaaaaaaatgtctgcagAGGTTCCTGAAAGTTTCTCTGCTTATCAGCTGTCTCACACGTAGATAATAAACTCTATGAGGCATgacactatttaaaaaatatttgttttatggcATTTACAACCCTACATTCGTGTGCATAAGTATTCTGGGAGAGTactagaaaataaattgaaatgagTGGCAGCCTGAAAGATATGGGGTCATTGTGTATGATtcagaacaacaggaaaaaaaaaaaagaaaaaagaaaaaaaagtacatgtttCTCCAGTACAGTTTCTTTACAAGAGTGTGTTTCAAGTGGAAGTGTAGAAATGGAGCATGCTTATGTTTATATTGAAGAGATTAGATAAACTAGCCTGTTTAGGGTTCTGGCAGATGGCGAATGCTCAAGCCAATTTGCAGTGCTCCATTATAATATTTAAATTCACACACAATGATAGGACAGAGGTGGAGGGGGTTAGCATTTTGATAATTTGATAACTATTATCTTCCCTAAGAAGAATCTCCTCTTGCTTTTGTGGCCCaaaaaacaaactcaaataaATATGACAACCCATTTATCTTGCACCCGTTAGGGTTTACCACTTCATTGGGTATTATAA is a genomic window containing:
- the MEIS2 gene encoding homeobox protein Meis2 isoform X5; this translates as MAQRYDELPHYGGMDGVGVPASMYGDPHAPRPIPPVHHLNHGPPLHAGQHYGAHAPHPNVMPASMGSAVNDALKRDKDAIYGHPLFPLLALVFEKCELATCTPREPGVAGGDVCSSDSFNEDIAVFAKQVRAEKPLFSSNPELDNLMIQAIQVLRFHLLELEKVHELCDNFCHRYISCLKGKMPIDLVIDERDGSSKSDHEELSGSSTNLADHNPSSWRDHDDATSTHSAGTPGPSSGGHASQSGDNSSEQGDGLDNSVASPGTGDDDDPDKDKKRQKKRGIFPKVATNIMRAWLFQHLTHPYPSEEQKKQLAQDTGLTILQVNNWFINARRRIVQPMIDQSNRAVSQGAAYSPEGQPMGSFVLDGQQHMGIRPAGPMSGMGMNMGMDGQWHYM